In Engraulis encrasicolus isolate BLACKSEA-1 unplaced genomic scaffold, IST_EnEncr_1.0 scaffold_132_np1212, whole genome shotgun sequence, the following are encoded in one genomic region:
- the LOC134442240 gene encoding meprin A subunit beta-like, with the protein MLKMTKDYFGAFVCLVSGSNDDKLQWPCPWRQVTIEALDQNSHLQHRMSAQISMTTDPTQMGQNASIWGNPRHVGVLDESSEGDYVTDGWGYKLFMTHKEMRSREFLKEEDMFFLISMQDISSLAQGNALPCPNYAAADTHQESPDA; encoded by the exons ATGCTGAAGATGACAAAGGACTACTTTGGTGCCTTTGTCTGTCTGGTTTCTGGCTCCAATGACGACAAGCTGCAGTGGCCTTGTCCTTGGAGGCAGGTGACCATCGAGGCACTTGACCAGAACTCCCACCTCCAGCACCGCATGTCTGCTCAGATCAGCATGACCACAGACCCAACGCAGATGGGACAGAATG CGTCTATCTGGGGGAACCCGCGTCATGTGGGAGTTTTGGACGAGAGCTCAGAGGGTGACTATGTTACAGACGGTTGGGGCTACAAGCTCTTCATGACCCATAAGGAGATGAGGTCTAGAGAGTTCCTTAAGGAAGAGGATATGTTCTTCCTCATATCAATGCAAG ACATCTCGTCGCTGGCTCAGGGGAACGCTCTTCCATGTCCCAACTATGCTGCTGCAGATACGCATCAAGAGTCACCAGATGCATAA
- the LOC134442243 gene encoding meprin A subunit beta-like — MVPRRSCHVQCLQFFYHHHGDETDQLNVWIREFDNVTDAGTRRLMGRISGSPVDYWQLHHVNLNASKTFQVEFEGLRGSGSSRGGFSVDDINLSETVCPHHTWQIRNFSKALKNSAQTPFLYSPKYYSIDGYRFQIMLKMAKDHFGAFVRLVSGSNDDKLQWPCPWRQVTIEALDQNSHLQHRMSAQISMTTDPTQMGQNASIWGNPRHVGVLDESSEGDYVTDGWGYKLFMTHKEMRSREFLKGEDMFFLISMQDISSLAQGNALPCPNYAAADTHQESPDA; from the exons ATGGTGCCCAGGAGAAGCTGCCATGTCCAATGTCTCCAGTTCTTCTACCATCACCATGGAGATGAAACAGATCAGCTCAACGTCTGGATCAGGGAGTTCGACAATGTCACTGATGCAGGGACACGAAGACTCATGGGACGGATTTCAG GATCCCCAGTTGATTACTGGCAGCTCCACCATGTTAACCTGAACGCCTCCAAGACCTTCCAGGTGGAGTTTGAGGGCCTCAGGGGATCAGGGTCTTCAAGAGGGGGTTTCTCTGTGGATGACATCAACCTCTCAGAGACCGTGTGTCCCCATCACACATGGCAGATACGAAACTTCAGCAAGGCGCTTAAAAACAGCGCTCAAACCCCTTTCCTCTACAGTCCCAAATACTACTCCATTGATGGCTACAGGTTCCAAATTATGCTGAAGATGGCAAAGGACCACTTTGGTGCCTTTGTCCGTCTGGTTTCTGGCTCCAATGATGACAAGCTGCAGTGGCCTTGTCCTTGGAGGCAGGTGACCATCGAGGCACTTGACCAGAACTCCCACCTCCAGCACCGCATGTCTGCTCAGATCAGCATGACCACAGACCCAACGCAGATGGGACAGAATG CGTCTATCTGGGGGAACCCGCGTCATGTGGGAGTTTTGGACGAGAGCTCAGAGGGTGACTATGTTACAGACGGTTGGGGCTACAAGCTCTTCATGACCCATAAGGAGATGAGGTCTAGAGAGTTCCTTAAGGGAGAGGATATGTTCTTCCTCATATCAATGCAAG ACATCTCGTCGCTGGCTCAGGGGAACGCTCTTCCATGTCCCAACTATGCTGCTGCAGATACGCATCAAGAGTCACCAGATGCATAA